GATCAGCAAGCAGGCGCGCCGAAGCCGGCGCCATGGTGACGCCATAGCGGAAGTGCCCCGTGTGGACCCAGAGGTTGGCCACGGTGGGATGGCAGTCGATGAGGGGCACGTTGTCCGGGCTACCTGGCCGCAGGCCCGCCCACTGGGCGACAGGGACCTGGCCACGCAAGGCCGGCACCAGGCTCTGAGCCCAGGCGATGAGATCGTCCCGAGCAGCTTCCGTCACGGTTTTGTCGAAGCCGGCCTCCTCCAGCGTGCTGCCCACCAGGACATGCCCGTCGCGCCTGGGAATGACGTAGCGCCCCGCCTTGATGAGCAGGCGCGTGAGCTGGCCCGGCGCCAAGCGAAACAGCAGCATCTGCCCCCGCACGGGATAGACCGGGACCGGCACGCCCAAGGGTTCCAACAGCCGCCCACTCCACGCCCCTGCGCTGACGATGTAGGTGTCCGCCTGCCAGCGACGGCCATTCAAGCCTTCCACCGCCTCCAGCCGACCCCTTGTGATCCGCAGGCGTACCTCGCCCGCCTGCTCGACGATCCGCGCGCCCCGCGCGAGTAGCGCACCGCGCAATGCCGCCATGAGCCGGGGATTGCGCACTTGCGCCACACCCGGCAGCCACAACGCAGGGCCGCCGGCATCAAGCGCAGGCTCCACCAGCCGGGGATTGACCTCCGCCAACGCCTCGCCCTCCCGCGCCGCCCACCCTAGCGCCGCCTCACGATCGTAAGGCGGCAAGATGATGAGCCCGCTTTCCAGATACTCGGGGTCCACCCCGGACTCGGCCTGAAGCCCCGCCGCCCAGCCCGCAAACAGCCGCCGCCCCGCCTGGGCAAGGGCCACGACCTCCGGCCGGTAATCCCACGGAACCAATGGAAACAGCAGGCCAGCGCCCGCCCAGGACGACTCACCGCCCACCACCCCGCGCTCGACCAGGGTCACTCGCGCGCCGGCCGCGGCCAGCTCCAGGGCCGTGGCACAACCGATGGCACCGGCACCGATGATGAGGAAATCCGAAGTCAAACAAGCCGCCTCATGGACATCTGGTTATTCTACGCCGTGAAGCCACGCGAGGTGCGCAATCTGTCCTCAGGAAAAATGTCGCTTTGACCGTTTATTCTAATGTCCTCACCGCTCGTCGGCTGGAACATTGGAATGCCTGGGGAATATCGCTAACCTACGAACTGCAATGCCATCCAGCAGCCACGCCCGCCCCTGGCGGCTTCGACGAGGATGATTTATGCAGGCCAAGGGTTTCACATTGATAGAGCTCCTCACCACGGTTGCGGTACTTGCCATCCTGGTAACTCTGGCTGTGCCCTCGTTTCGCACCATGCTGATGAACAATCGTCTTCAGGCCACGCGGACCGATCTAATGTCCGCGTTCACTTTTGCCAAGAGCGAAGCCGTCAAGAGGGGGATCCCTGTTTACGTGACGGCACTCGGTCCGGCGGCCGGTAATGAGTTCGCGGGCGGCTGGCAGGTCTGGGTGGACTCGAACGCCAACGGTAGCCAGGAGGCAGGGGAGCCTACGATCCGACAGCATGAGGCGTACCCACCGGCCACTACCGTTGCAGCCACGCCAGCAGTAACGGCGGTTGGGTTCAATGGACGAGGTTTTCTGATCGGCCCACAAGTGACGCTCAACATATGTGATGGACGTAGCGGGGTTCGCGGAGGCCAGATTACTTTGACTTCCGCTGGAACCATCTACCTGCGGGAGGATTACCTGTGTTAATGAAGGATCGCGCAGGCGGATTCACGCTTCTAGAAGCGCTCATCACGGTACTGGTGATCTCCTTGGGACTACTCGGCCTGGCCGGCGCGCTGACAGTATCCATGCAAAACAATGCTTCAAGTGTGCTGCGCACGAAAGCCGTGGCTTTTGCCTACGACATAGGTGACCGCATCCGCGCAAACATGGCTGGCTTCACTACGGGCGCCTATTCCAACCTCACTGGCGTCCCCAGCAACCCGGGTTGTGTGGCCACAGGGTGCACACCGGCCCAAATGGCCCAATATGACTATTGGGCATGGCGGGATGATCTTGCTTCCGCATTGCCGAACGGGACGGGAGTGGTATGCATCGACTCCACGCCCGAGGACGGCTCGCCAGACGCACCCGCCTGCGATGGCGTAGGTGAAAGTCTTGCCGTAAAGGTCTGGTGGACGGACGACAAGTCCGGCCAACCAAAATTTTTCAGCGCACTGGTGCGGCCATGAAACGAGATCA
Above is a genomic segment from Thiobacter sp. AK1 containing:
- the thiO gene encoding glycine oxidase ThiO produces the protein MTSDFLIIGAGAIGCATALELAAAGARVTLVERGVVGGESSWAGAGLLFPLVPWDYRPEVVALAQAGRRLFAGWAAGLQAESGVDPEYLESGLIILPPYDREAALGWAAREGEALAEVNPRLVEPALDAGGPALWLPGVAQVRNPRLMAALRGALLARGARIVEQAGEVRLRITRGRLEAVEGLNGRRWQADTYIVSAGAWSGRLLEPLGVPVPVYPVRGQMLLFRLAPGQLTRLLIKAGRYVIPRRDGHVLVGSTLEEAGFDKTVTEAARDDLIAWAQSLVPALRGQVPVAQWAGLRPGSPDNVPLIDCHPTVANLWVHTGHFRYGVTMAPASARLLADRLLGRKPLLDPAPYAWPGSGPYADSVSRR
- the pilV gene encoding type IV pilus modification protein PilV, coding for MKDRAGGFTLLEALITVLVISLGLLGLAGALTVSMQNNASSVLRTKAVAFAYDIGDRIRANMAGFTTGAYSNLTGVPSNPGCVATGCTPAQMAQYDYWAWRDDLASALPNGTGVVCIDSTPEDGSPDAPACDGVGESLAVKVWWTDDKSGQPKFFSALVRP
- a CDS encoding GspH/FimT family pseudopilin, encoding MQAKGFTLIELLTTVAVLAILVTLAVPSFRTMLMNNRLQATRTDLMSAFTFAKSEAVKRGIPVYVTALGPAAGNEFAGGWQVWVDSNANGSQEAGEPTIRQHEAYPPATTVAATPAVTAVGFNGRGFLIGPQVTLNICDGRSGVRGGQITLTSAGTIYLREDYLC